The following are encoded together in the Triticum dicoccoides isolate Atlit2015 ecotype Zavitan chromosome 6B, WEW_v2.0, whole genome shotgun sequence genome:
- the LOC119323907 gene encoding protein Rf1, mitochondrial-like, translating to MSVSTSSRRLMVQAQAASGGERRRRRRPLLLRDSGQVGATRRRIVRRVLERNIEEQYRAGHIGTEDALHLFDELLHVAGPSLTRAINCLLYVVVGRDCPALGVCLFNRVARAKVPPHNVTYSILVGCCCHAGRLDLGFAAMGNIIKLGFAAEAMFSSSHLLRAVCAENKTSYAMDIALRRMPEFNCRPNVFSYSILLKGLVLRREVKRLLSLFT from the exons ATGTCGGTGTCGACCAGTTCGCGCCGCTTGATG GTTCAGGCGCAGGCTGCATCAGGcggtgagcggcggcggcggcggcgtcctctcCTGTTGCGAGATTCAGGCCAGGTGGGGGCTACGAGACGCCGCATCGTCCGACGCGTCTTGGAGCGGAACATCGAGGAGCAGTACCGCGCGGGGCACATTGGCACCGAGGACGCACTCCACCTGTTCGACGAATTGCTCCATGTTGCCGGGCCCTCCTTGACCCGCGCCATCAACTGCCTCCTCTACGTCGTCGTCGGCCGTGATTGCCCTGCTCTTGGCGTCTGCCTCTTCAACCGGGTCGCAAGAGCCAAGGTGCCCCCCCACAATGTCACCTACAGCATCCTCGTCGGCTGCTGCTGCCACGCGGGCCGGTTAGACCTTGGTTTCGCCGCCATGGGCAACATCATTAAGCTGGGTTTTGCGGCTGAAGCCATGTTCAGTTCCAGCCACCTACTCAGGGCCGTCTGCGCGGAGAACAAGACCAGCTATGCAATGGACATCGCACTCCGGCGAATGCCCGAGTTTAACTGCAGACCGAATGTTTTCTCCTACAGCATTCTTCTCAAAGGTCTCGTGTTGAGAAGAGAAGTCAAGAGGCTCTTGAGCTTATTCACATGA